From the Hevea brasiliensis isolate MT/VB/25A 57/8 chromosome 13, ASM3005281v1, whole genome shotgun sequence genome, the window cattggcatcTTTAATTCCCTATTTAATGATGACTTCTAAGAAATAAAGGAATTTGTACATGGACTTTTCAAATTATTGTCCACTTCTAAGTAGCCTCACCTTTATGATCACAGCTAGGCTAAGTAGCCTCTTGAAGTTTGTCTTTATTGCTTATCTTTGCAAGTAACAGTCTTACCATAACTATTTATATTTTCTATGCATTGTTCTATGTCTGTTCAATTATTctatttttctcttttatatcACACTTTTAGTATTTGTTTATCATTTTACAAATTCTTTTCATCACATTGTTCACTTCATAATAGATAATACAAATGAACATGTAAAAATTGTTATGTACTGTTCAATATGGCTCAACTTTTGTTTGATTATAAATACAGATCAACTTGCAAATTATTTTCTTAAgttattttttcctttgtttggGTTGGGAGAAGGTGTTGGATTTCGGGTTTAGACTAGTTTGAGTACTTTCAATCAATCTAAATACAAACTTCTGCTTAGCAATGAGTGGGTTTGCATCATGCCTTAGAGTGCCAACTTCTCACTTGTTGGAGCTGCCTCTTGGTTTGCAGAACACATGTTTATTTTATGCTCAGTTTACCATTTACATTATCTTGAATACGACATATTGACCGTCATTGATGTTCTCTTATTTGTTTTCTCATGGAAAGAATATCTGTGGATTTCTTAAAATCAGATCCTAAAACATGTATTGTAAAACAATTTTGTTGTGATATTTCTGACCAGTCAATTTCTTGTTGTAGGTTGGTGCACAGCCATTTGATGCTACTGGAATGATCTTTGGCCACCAAGCAGCAAGAGATTATGCCCAAGCATCACTATCCGAATGGCTGCATATGCAGAGTGGCTGAAATTTTGAAAGAACAACATAATCAATCTACAAAAATTGCTATTTTGTTTCTGTACTTGGAGGGAAATTCATTATTAGCTTAAGCAGCCGGTGCATATATGTATTACCCATATGCATGATTGGTATTGAAGTTGTAATTTGATATCGTTTGTAGAAAATGCATCTTAAACAAAATCTCCTGGGGAAGATCGTAAGATGTTGAAAGATATTTAAAATTGCGGTGTACAAATTGTGTGTTATGAAAGACAAATGAACTCATTTCACTCATGGAAAATCAAAAGCAAAACAAACAAATTGCAATGCTTGCTATTGTACCTTCATATTTATCAGCTTCTGCTTGGTGCTGAAATCAAGAATCACTGATCTCAGTATTTTAGTTATGTGAAATCATGTATTACTACATACATCAAGGAATGAGGAAAGGGTACGAACGAACCACCCTGATAGAGCATATATAAAAATAACCACAATAAATAATAATCAGAAGAGATGGCCTTTGACACGGAAAAGTTGGGAAACAAGTGTTTTCGCACAAGCCTTGGGAGGAATTTCAAGAATGCTTAAGAACCAAACTTGGATTTTGTGGTTGTGACAGTATCTTCCCCCTGTTAAAGGTCTTTGTTCTTTATTGGGAATTGGAGGTGCAAAAGCAAAATGATTTGTTGGGGCGACCAAAGATCCTGGGAAGTGACTGTTGAAAGCAGTAAATACTCTCCAAAATTTAGTTGGAAGTGAACAAGACCACGAGGAACAACACAAATCTGCCCAGCACTCAAAACTTTGGAGTGAAACACATTGCTAGTTCTCACAAATCCTACAAGAAGCTTCTCTTCTATGACCACCCAGTCTCAGTTGCACAAGGATGCAAGTAAGGAGGGTTCAGCCCACCGGAAGCAAAGTCTACTCGGTTCATTGAAATTTCGAGAGTATTGAGGCCAGGAAATACAAGAATATTTGCTGAAGTCACAGACCAACCAAAGATGTTTGTTGTGTTACCCTCTTTGACCAAACCATCAGAGAAAAAAGTAATCTTAAGAGACTTCTTCTGCAGGTTTGCAAGGGAGGCCATTTACTGATGCAGAGGCTTTTAAGTCAGCAACACAGAAATCATGCAGTGGATCAGGGTCAGCTTATTTGATATGCATAGGTAGAAGCAGCATCACTATCAGGCTAACCAGAAGGCGAATGGGAGAGAAAAAAAAGTCATTGTGGATATGAACTTTTGTGGCCAAACTAAAGTATGGAATGTAAAGATTGCTCCTACAAATAGAGATCATGGTTCTTTATAAATGCCTCTAACTTATTTCAAACCTCCAGTAAAAACTCTTGGATTTGTAATAGCAAGTCAATGACCAAGTTGCTCTGATTGAAGACAGGATGAAAATATCGTTTGTGAAAATAACGTTTATGATGCAACTATGCCAAAAACTTTTGAAAAATCATAACAATTGAACATCGAACAAAAATCCTTTATTCTAATACATATTTACAACACATCAAGTTTGATGCTTCATTCAACAAATACAAATCGCATTCTGTTTCTATATGGTTCATCCTCCTTGGAAAATTAGTTATGGCCTCCTGCAATGGCACATGAGAATCTTTATGATGGCACCAACCTAATATTTCAAGCACTTAAGAACATATCATCCTCCTTGTTAGGTTACAAACCAAAATCAAATCTTAGGATTCCATTCAAGAAAGCATTCAAATGTGGCTTCAACATCCAACATCAATTCTGCATTCTACAAATATAAACATAATCATGCAACCAGAAAAAGTAATAAAATTATAtctatagaaaaataaaagagacaacAAATTAGCAAAACCTTTCTATAGCAGATGGGCTAATAGGAATCACGCCAGATGGAGTCACAAGAGCATCCACCAATACATCATGCAGAGTTACTGGTATAACTCCTTCATCCATGATTTGCAGAGAATAAGACAGTCCAACTGCAGAACCAGAGAGACGTCTTAaccagaaaataataaaataaaaccattGTAGCATCTCTTGCATCCATACTAGAAAGAGATTAAAAGAAATGTATACCAAAAAGAGGATCCTTCCAATTCCTCTCCCTTGCTAGCTCTTGATACTTCCTCAAAAAGGTGTCATAGTAACTTTTGAATTTGCATTGCATATGTCAAGAAAAGTACACAAATTAAAGAAACAGAGAAATAGAGGATAGAACAATTGAGTACAAAATGAAGCTACGAAAATGTACTTGGCACAGTAGAAAATCAGAGCATTAGAAAACTTCAGAGGCTATGAAAATACGAGCAACACTAGATGTGCACAAAGCTTATAAGCAGTAACAATTGCTCTGATAGCTATGAAAGTGGATTCTCTAATTATTTTAGGGTAATAACATGCACAATCTCCTCAAGCCTTGCAACCTGTAGTAAGTAGTAACCACTGCCTCTTTCTAGGATATATGGTTGAGACTTCAAGCATCTAGTTATGGGTTGGAAGGAACCCAACCTCTCGACGCAAGGCCTGGAGTTACAGAACTACAAAGCGCagggtatgtgtgtgtgtgtgtctagtATAAATATATAAGACCTGTCAAAGGTTCAGGTTGCTTAGGAGAGTATACAGAAGCTTAGCTAAGATACATGAACTCACCCTCCACCACGGCCCAAGCGTCTTCCAGATTTGTCAAAAGCGAGTCCTGGGAACACAACAAGAATAAGTGCTAACTATTAAACTTTGGGTTTCCAGTTTCCAAAACTAAAAGTTACGGAGTTTAACAACACATATGAagcgagaaaaaaaaataaaacagttACCAGGCAGGAGGAACAAATCAACCGGGACATTTGCCTGCATTACTGCACCAATACAGATTTAATATCTTTTAGTATTATaaaaaagacataaaaaaaaaaagaaataaacaaatcgGTTAATTGTTAGCATTCTAATTTCTAGAGGAGATGCATATAAGAAATATAATGCCTAAACTGGCGTTGAACTATGTTTAAAATGAAGACAAAAAACACGCTTGTGCATAGAGAGATGTATTACACGAGTCTGATGTATGTTTCAGCAAAGGAAACAAAAACATTGTCTCTTGAGGTATTGGGAAACTGGCGATACGTTTCATAacattgagcagtttttgcacAATAACAAGGACGATAACATCGTCTTCTAAGGTTTTAAAGTGTTTCCCATAACAAGAAGGATAAGATCAAGAAGTAGCTACTTTTCACAACCAAATCCTCTATCACTGAATTTAATTTAAGAAGGGAATTAGCTAAACTCAAAGAAACAGCTAGAGAGATCTTTTATAGCCATACTTAGTTCTTACACCCAACCAAAGGGAGAGCAAACAACAATAATCAACCATCGCATGGGATCattatttattttgtaaaaatcaaatttctttaaaaaaaaagttaacacTAACCATCTTCCCGCACATTTCCAACATGATCTTCTGGAGCAGGTTCTAAAATATTCATTGAGTTTGCAATTAGATCATCCATGCTTGAGATGTTGAGCATTCGCATATGACTATTCTTGTCCTCCACCCTCGGAACATAAAGCTTTTTTCCAGTCTGAGCACAACCATCTATGAACAACAAAGAAATACGTTAGATAGAGAAGTGAGAATTCCACAACTGTTAGAAGTATAGAATTTAAAAATCTAACCTTTGGCCGGATTCCGCAGAATTTCCGTCAACAATTTCGACGTATCAACCTCCCGTAGAGAGGTGCAACTTATATAAGCACATAAACTCCGGCTAGACTTGAACCATGGAGCTTCTAAGACAATACTCTGGATTGCATTGTCTAGCAAACAAAACCCAAATGAAAGTTAATTACAAGGATCTCTAAACAATGAGTAATGATTGAATTTTACAAAGTTACCTTCTTGGGATCGGAGGGACGGATCCATGAACTTGAGGGCCTTGCGGACTTGGGTTCGAAGAATCCCTTTTTGCTTGAATATTTCGTTGAGATGGGTGGATTGATCAAGGTCGGTGCTCATGGT encodes:
- the LOC110654355 gene encoding 5-formyltetrahydrofolate cyclo-ligase, mitochondrial isoform X3 produces the protein MWTRWLASNPTPRVKAALMIQPTSLLSPPPRILPSRPACLRPNVTMSTDLDQSTHLNEIFKQKGILRTQVRKALKFMDPSLRSQEDNAIQSIVLEAPWFKSSRSLCAYISCTSLREVDTSKLLTEILRNPAKDGCAQTGKKLYVPRVEDKNSHMRMLNISSMDDLIANSMNILEPAPEDHVGNVREDVMQANVPVDLFLLPGLAFDKSGRRLGRGGGYYDTFLRKYQELARERNWKDPLFVGLSYSLQIMDEGVIPVTLHDVLVDALVTPSGVIPISPSAIERRP
- the LOC110654355 gene encoding 5-formyltetrahydrofolate cyclo-ligase, mitochondrial isoform X2, yielding MWTRWLASNPTPRVKAALMIQPTSLLSPPPRILPSRPACLRPNVTMSTDLDQSTHLNEIFKQKGILRTQVRKALKFMDPSLRSQEDNAIQSIVLEAPWFKSSRSLCAYISCTSLREVDTSKLLTEILRNPAKDGCAQTGKKLYVPRVEDKNSHMRMLNISSMDDLIANSMNILEPAPEDHVGNVREDVMQANVPVDLFLLPGLAFDKSGRRLGRGGGYYDTFLRKYQELARERNWKDPLFVGLSYSLQIMDEGVIPVTLHDVLVDALVTPSGVIPISPSAIERMQN
- the LOC110654355 gene encoding 5-formyltetrahydrofolate cyclo-ligase, mitochondrial isoform X1, with the translated sequence MWTRWLASNPTPRVKAALMIQPTSLLSPPPRILPSRPACLRPNVTMSTDLDQSTHLNEIFKQKGILRTQVRKALKFMDPSLRSQEDNAIQSIVLEAPWFKSSRSLCAYISCTSLREVDTSKLLTEILRNPAKDGCAQTGKKLYVPRVEDKNSHMRMLNISSMDDLIANSMNILEPAPEDHVGNVREDVMQANVPVDLFLLPGLAFDKSGRRLGRGGGYYDTFLRKYQELARERNWKDPLFVGLSYSLQIMDEGVIPVTLHDVLVDALVTPSGVIPISPSAIERIDVGC